AATTGTAAATTCGCCGTTAGCATCGGTTTCAGTGCCTTTCACTAAAGAAGAATCCTTGCTGTTCAGCAATTTTACAGTCGCTGACTGTATAGCATTATTATTATCTTTATCGGTCACTTTTCCCGAAATCTTTCCATTATCGCTTTGCGCCTGTGAGGGTGTGTAAACTGCAAAAAACAAAGAGAGAATTACCAGTAATTGAAGAATTTTTCTCATTGAAGGATTTTATAAAATCTTTTAAAGTTTAATTTTGGTTTGTGTACGTTATTAAATGTAAAAAGTTGTGAAAAAATTGAGAGAAGGATTGAGGGGCTTGAGGAATTAGACTGGTATTTTTACAAAAGGTTGCAGGGGAATTAATTATCAAAAAAAAGAAAGGAATCAAACGGATTTTCCATACCTCTTTGAAGTAATATTTTGGCATCTTTCATACTCATATTTGAGTAGGAACAGCCGTTGCAAATTTCAATCTTAATATTTTCATCGAAAATCGACTTCATTTGAATATTTGAATCTTCTTTCCACTTATAAATACTTTTTCTATCAAGATATTCTAAAGTTACAGCAGCATATAACCTTGTTACAGGATTAGGTGAGAAAAGAAGTTTCTCAATAGTATCATACTCTTTATAGTGATTTAAATTTGCCATAACATATAATCCATATGGGGCTTCACCATCGATACTGCAAGCTATTCCATATACAAGGTGGTTAACGGAATTATTAATATAGTCTGTCTGAAAAATTAGCTCTTTCTTTTTTGTTTTCACTTTAAAATTAATCTTAGGAAAATATGAACTCAAAAAATTTTGTATCCTAGGAACGGTTTTAAATATGCTAATTTGAGAATAATCTCCCCAGACTTCTAAATTTAATGTTTTTGCAAAAGCAATCAATTCGGAAGTATCAATTTCAGATTCGTAGGAATATAAAGTGAATTTGACTTCAACTACTTGAGGTTCTACCCTGAATGAAGAATAGCTTACAATAAGACGTGAGTCCAAGTGATGTGATCTATATGCTAAATAGTTGCCTAAATCAAAATTTGAGATGAACCAAGGTGAAGATTCCTCGCGATAACCTGAATGAAGTTTGTGTGAATTTACTATCGAGTCGAGTTTAACTCCTGTTTCAATGCTATCAGAATTAAGCATATCATTTACATCGGAAATTAGGTTCTGAATTTGCTCTAAATTCAAATCATTCCTAGCAAAATTTTTACTCAATGGTAAAATTATAAAAAATAATATTAATAACAATTTCCTCATTATCCTAATGTAAAAATACTTTCCAAATAAAAAAAGCTATTATAAATATTTTAAAAAATGTTTTTATTTTATCTTTATTTTAGCAATTCCTGTTAATATATTTGTAAAATTTAATAATCTAAATTACTAAATCAAATATTTTAAATGCCTAAGATAATCCTTGAGTTAAATTACAGTATTTATCCTGAGAAAAGAGATGAATATCTTGAGATAGCAAAAAAAATGACGGAGATAATACAATCTACCTCCACAAAAAATTATTCAATTTACGAAAACAAAAAAGGCTCAAACAATTTCAGCGAGATTTACCTTTGTGAATCTGAAATTGAGTTTGAAGCAATAGACGATAACGAAAACGATGAAGTAACAGCTTTGACAGATAAACTCTTCCAAAGCTTTATCGTGGATAAAAAAGTGACTTACTCTACAAAATACGAATTATAATCCGCCTTTTGTAAAGAATTGTTATAAATTTAAAAATGATATAATTTTCAAGGAGTATCTCATATGGGATGCTCCTTTTTTATTTAATGGCAAGCATAAACGAAAACAGAAATAATTTTTTTCATCTACCCGAGGGGTTTAATTTCAAGACGAGCAAAACTGCAAAGCTCATCATTGGGATTATTACTATTATCATTATCTCCCTCATGCTGCCAAGCTATAAAAATATTGATACTGAATACGAAGTCGGAACTATCTGGTCTAAAGAAGATCTTATTGCGCCGTTCTCCTTCCCTATTTACAAAGATGAAGCCGATTACGAAAAAGAAAAACAGGAAGCACGGCAGAGTGTTAATCCCGTCTTCGATGAACAGAATAAAAACAATACAACTGCAGACAGCTTATCAATTTTCTTCAGAAGTCTTTCAAACATATTCCGTGATGCAAGTGAGCTTGAAAAAAATAATCAGGGCGGACTGAAATCTTCGCGACTAGAAAAGCCGCTGGCAGAAATAAGCGCCGTCTTATCTCCCGAAGATGTTACATGGCTCTATCTTCTCTACAAAAAAGAAAATTCAAATACGACTATTACATTCGATGCATTCCGAAATGCAGTAGAAAACGCCGCTCAGGAAAATTATTACAACAATGTAATTAATATCAGTAAGGATTCGCTACGTTCATCAAGGTTATCAGTAAAAAAAGAAAATGTCAAAGTTCAGCTTTCAGAGGATAAATCTAACGTCATCGATAAAAAAGAACTGATGAACATGATGTCGGAGAGATTAAGAAATTCTGTAAAAGACTCTGCATATACTGTCATTGCAAAAAAAATACTCTCTGCCTTTGTAAGGGAAAATTTGATTTACAATAAAGAGCTGACCGATTTAGAGATTCAGAACAAGATTGAAAAAATTCCGAACACAATCGGTATCGTAAAAGGAAACGAAAGAATAGTAAGCAAGCACGACCCGATAAATAAAAACACAAAGTTAAAGCTGGACTCGTATAAGAAAGTCCGCGTTGAAAAGCTGGGTGTCGAAGATTATTTCGTTCAGTACATAGGTAAAGTTCTCACTGTACTTATTCTTGCGTTACTAACTGCATTCTTTCTTTATTATATACGAAAGAATATTTACGATAATAACAATATGCTTATTTTGTTATCGTCGCTTATTATTCTGGTTTGTTTCCTTGCATTCATAAGTTTAAAAATTACTGTAAACGCTCCGGTTGAATATCTCATCTTCGTATCTGTTGCATCTATTCTTCTTACAATTTTATTTGATTCAAGATTGTCATTCTATATGACAATTATTAACTGCTTCCTTGTTGCATCAATCCGCGGCGGTGATTACACAATTGCATTCGTTTCGTTCTGCGGATGCGTTCTTGCAATTTTCAGCGTACAGAATATAAAGAACAGGTCGCAGATTTTCCGCTCCGTTTACTTTATGCTGATAGGATATTCCATTTCCATTCTCGCAGTGGGACTTGATAAGACAGAAGACACATCAAAAATTTTACTTCAGCTTTTATTCGGCGGAATAAATTCAATGCTATCCCCTATTATTGCATACGGACTTTTGATTTTCTATGAGCGTACTTTTAAAATTACAACTGACTTAACATTACTTGAATTATCCGATTTCAATCATCCCTTATTAAAAGAGTTATCGTCTAAAGCTCCCGGAACGTTCCATCACAGTATTGTTATGGGAAATTTATCTGAAGCTGCTGCTGAGGCAATCGGAGCAAACTCAACCCTTGCAAGAGTAGGATGTTATTATCACGATATCGGCAAAACATTAAAGCCACAGTATTTTATAGAGAACCAGCTTGACCATAATAAGCACGAGAATTTAAATCCGAATATAAGCACTAAGCTTATTATCTCTCACGTAAAGGATGGCATTGAGCTTGCGAAAAAATATAATCTCCCTCAGGAGATAGTTGATTTTATTCCAATGCATCACGGCACAACATTAGTTTCATATTTTTTTCATAAGGCAAAGTTTAATGCAAAGTCAGAGGAAATTTCAGATTATATATACCGATACCCCGGACCAAAGCCGCAGACGAAGGAAACGGGAATTGTAATGCTTGCAGATGCAATTGAAGCGAGTACACGAGCAATTGAAGAACCGACTCCCCAGAAAATTGAGAATAGAATTGACGATGTGATAAAAGCAAGATTCATGGAAGGCGAGCTTGATGAATGTGAACTCACTTTCAAAGACTTAACAAAAATAAAGCAGGCATTCATTAAAATATTAGTGGGTATTCATCATCACAGAATAAAATATCCCGAGCAGAAGAAATTAGAGTTTAAATCAAAAGTTTATTAATAGTATAACACTAAATGACGCAGGACTTTGAACTTTCACGCAAGCTGTTTGTAAATTATCTTAAGCACGAAAAATCTTTATCCGAAAATACAATTAAGTCATACAAATTAGACTTAGAAAAATTATTTGATTATTTAATAAATGTAAAGCTCATAGAAGAAGTAAAAAAAACCCGTGAGGATGATTTAATTGATTTCTTCAAGTTTGCAAATTCTTCCAAAGAAGATTCAGAGGAGAAATTTGCAATCCGTACAATGAGCAGATATCTTTCTACGTTTCGTTCGTTCTTTAAATTTCTAGAAGCGGAAAAAAATATTGATTCAAATCCTGTTGAGAATATAGACTCTCCCAAGATTGCAAGAATAATTCCTGAATATCTTTCAATTGAAGAGGTTGATAAAATTTTAAGTAAGCCTGATTTATCGAATAAACTCGGGCTGCGTGATAAAGCGCTGCTTGAAACTATGTACGGCTCAGGTTTGCGTGTAAGTGAGGCGATAAATTTAACTGTTTCAAATGTTTTTTTTAAAGACGAATTTATACGGGTTTTCGGAAAAGGAAATAAAGAAAGAATTATTCCGATAGGACAGACGGGATTAAAATTTATCGATAAGTACATAAACGAAAGCAGAGCATCACTGAGAAATTCACATTCAGAAAATTTTTTATTCCTGAACTTCAGAGGAAAGAAGCTTTCACGCATGGGAATTTATGATATTGTAAAAAGATACTCACGCGAAGCAGAAATTGAGAAAGATGTTCATCCGCATACATTAAGGCATTCGTTTGCAACACACCTTTTACAGGGAGGCGCAGATATAAGAATTATTCAGGAGATGCTGGGGCACGCCGATATTGCAACAACACAAATATACACACATACTAACAGAGATTATTTAATTGAAGTGCATAAAACTTTTCATCCGAGAGGATAACCTTAGGATAGAAAAATATAACTAATATTGAAAGCAGTAGAGTTTAATAATATTACAAAAAGTTTCGGGCAGCTTACCGTTAACGATAGAATTACATTTTCGGTGGAAGAGAACACTGTGCATTGCCTCCTTGGTGAGAACGGCGCAGGAAAATCCACATTGATGAAAATTTTATTCGGGAGCTATAAGCAGGATGAGGGCACTATTAAGATCAGAGGGAAGGAAGTTAATTTCAAATCCCCTCTTGATGCAATTGATGAAAAAATCGGAATGCTGTATCAGCATTTCATGCTGATAGATGATTTTACCATATGGGAGAATGTTGTCATAGGAAATGAATTAAGTTCGGCAGGAAAACTTGATTATAAAAAAATCAAAGCGCGCCTTAATGAAATTATAGATAATTACAATCTTGGATTAGATATAAATAAAAAGATCTGTGATATAAGCATAAGTGAAGAGCAGAAAGTTGAGCTTTTGAAATTACTTTACAGAAACTCAGAGATTTTAATATTTGATGAACCCACAGCAGTGCTTTCACCTGTAGAGGTGAAAGAGTTTTTTAAAATTGTTGAGAAGTTTAAGGCTGACGGAAAGACAATTATTTTCATCACTCACAAGCTCAACGAAGTTAAAGAGCTAGCTGATAAAGTTTCAGTTTTGAGAAGAGGTCAGTTAGTTTACGAAACAGACAAAGATAATATCGATGTGCAAAAATTAGGAAATGAAATTATAGGGAACATTGAAATAACGGAATCAGCTCCTAAGTTATTCACCAACGAAAAGAACAAGAAAAATTATATCGAGTTGAAAGATGTGTCTTTGATAAAAGACAATGTGACGGTGCTGGATGATGTTTCTATATCTGTGAAGCGATATGAGATTCATGGAATATGCGGAGTTGAAGGCAACGGTCAGCAGGAATTGGTAGATGTCATTATGCAGTTTGAAAAAGATTTTGACGGCGTCGTAATTATGAAAGACGAAAAAGTTTCTATTGTACCTGATGACAGATATAAGAGAGGAATGATAAAAGAATTTACCATTGGAGAAAATCTTATTTTAAAGAAGAAAAAGAACGGGCTAATTACAAAAAATACAGTTGACTCTGCATCACAGTATATAATGAAAAAGTATGATGTACGCGCACCTTCACCTGAAACCCCGCTTGGTTCTTTATCCGGCGGCAATCAGCAGAAGGCAATCATTGCACGGGAAATTGAAGTGCAGCAAGGCACAATGATATTTTATCATCCCACAAGAGGGGTTGATATCAATGCAACTGCTTTTATTCACTCGGAAATAATTAATTTAAGAAACTCAGGTAAGGCAATATTGCTCATTTCATCAGATCTGGATGAGCTCTTAAAGTTATCCGACAGGTTAAGTGTAATGCATAAAGGAAAATTTATTAAGACTTTCAGTGAAACCGAATTAATAACTGATAACAGAAATAATCTGCTGGAAGAAATCGGACAATTAATGATAGGATACACGCATGCTAAGTAAATTTTCAATTTCTGCCAGGGCAAATATTATTTCCATCTCTTTATCACTTCTTGCAACATTTCTGATAACGGTAATTTTGATTTTACTCATAGGTAAAAATCCCCTGCCTGTATTTGGTACAATGTTCTCCGAAGTTTTTTTCAGCGGGTATGGTATAGGTCAGACACTTTTTAAAGCGACGCCGTTAATAATCTGCGGATGCGGACTTGCATTCTGTTTTCACGCAGCAATTTTTAATATCGGCGCAGAAGGCCAGTTAAACGCAGGTGCCTTTACAATGGCGCTTATTGCATTAAAGCTGGATTGGCTTCCATGGTATCTAACTATTATAGTTTGCATCATTGTTTCATTCGGAGTAAGCGCTTTCTTCGGATTAATTCCTGCAATTATAAAAATCAAAAAAAGTGTTAGTGAAGTTATAACTACTATAATGATGAACTTCATTATAATGGCTCTGATAAATTATTTCCTCGTTGATTTTTTTGCAGCAAAGTCATCTATGCATACTGAGAAAATTTCAGATAACTTAATGCTCATGAAATTTTCTTCAATGTTTTCATTCTTCCAGGGTTCATCTCTGAATATCTGTTTCTTAATCGCGCTTGCGCTTGCATTCATTTCATATATTATAATTTATAAAACAAAATTCGGCTACGAAATAAGAGCTGTGGGTTTTAATCCTTCAGCATCTAAATACATCGGTACATCTTCCGATAGAATAATCATTCTCACTTTCATAATAGGCGCAGGGATAACAAGTTTAACAGGATTAAATTTCGTGATGGGATATAAGGGATTTTATGAATATGGATTTTCAAACAACGTTGGCTTTACTGCAATTGCCGTAGCGCTGCTTGCAAGAAATAATCCCATTGGAATTATTTTCTCTTCAATTTTATTTGGAGTGCTGGATTTCGGCGGTCTTGCTGTGAACGATATGGTGCCTAAGGAAATTGTTTTAGTTGTGCAAGGAGTGATAATTCTTACAATACTTTCAATCAATACTATTGTAGATAAAAAATATAATTTAAAGAGGTAGTGGAGCTTATAAAATCAATATTAACGGTTGCGTTTCTTACTCAGGTATTCAGATTAATGACACCATATTATCTTGGGGCATCTGCAGCAAATTTTTCCGAGCGTGGCGGCGTAATAAATATTGCTATCGAAGGTTTTATGACTCTCTCCGCATTCTCATTTGCAATGTTCAGCATCATTACTAACAACACAACTCTTTCTATTTTTTTAGCAATAATAATTAATCTGGCATTCGCGCTACTATATTCACTCTTCACAGTGAAATTAAAAATAAATCAGATTGTAACAGGTGTCGGATTTAATATTCTCATTGCAGGACTCACGAAATTTTTAATGATGATTATTTTCCACAGCTCAAGCAATACGGACAGATTCGAAGGAATTCAGGACAATGCTTTCATAGGGCAGATACCCGTTATTGGCGCTATTCTTTCGGACTACATAGTTTTATTTGCAATTATTTTAATATTCATTTCAAGCTTTGTCTTATTCAAAACTACTTTCGGATTAAGATTAAGAAGCGTGGGTGAAAATCCCGAAGCAGCTGAATCCCTCGGGATAAAAGTAAGACACTACAAAGTTTACGGAATTTTAATCAGCGGATTTCTTGCATCGCTTGCGGGCATCTGGCTAGCTTCGGAGCAGAAATCTTTTAGCGACGGAATGATAGCAGGGCGTGGTTACATTGCCCTTGCCGCAATGATTATAGGTAAATGGAAACCCGTAAATATATTCTTCGCTTCGTTAATATTTGCTTTCTTTGAAGCTTTGCAAATCTCAATTCAGATATCGGGAACTCCGATACCTTCTCAGATAATTCAGATGCTTCCTTACTTAATTACTATTTTAGTATTGATAGGATTAATAGGAAAAACAAAACCGCCTGCAGCTGACGGCGTGCCGTATTAGTTTCTGATAAAAAATGTATAAAGCGCTGATATTCGATTTAGGTAACGTTGTATTCAATGTTGACTTCAGTTTAATTTATAAACACTGGTCAGAGTTATCAGGCATCTCCTTTTCTAAAATAAAAAAATATTTTGAAAACGATAAGCATTTTGATATGCTTGAACGTGGTGATATTTCTGCAGAAGAATACAGAAACATCACTCAGAAAAATTTAGGAATGAACTTATCCGATAAAGACTTTGATGAAGGTCTTACTGCATTATATTTAAATGAATGTGATGATATAAATTCTCTTTTAAAAGAGCTGAAGAAAAATTATAGGATAATTGCTCTATCCAATACGAATATAATTCATAAAAGAGTCTGGCGTAAAAAATATAAAGATACTATGGACCAGTTTGAAAAGATATTTTCCTCCCATGAAATAAATACGAGAAAGCCGGAGTTGAAACCATACTTAATTGCTCTGGCTTATTTAAAAATGAAGCCTGAAGAAGTAATTTTTTTAGATGATAAGGAAGAAAATATCGAGCCGGCTAAACAGCTAGGTATGAAAACCATCACTGTTAAATCACCGGCTCAAATGAAAAATGAATTGAGAATTGAGTTAAATCAAATAATGAAAATTTAAGACTATTTTATTTTAAAAGCACCATCTTTTTGGTTGAGACAAAACTGCTGCCTGAAGTACCCTGCGCAGTAAGTTTATAATAATAAATTCCGCTTGGATAATTAGCGGCGTCGAATCTCACTCCATACTCCCCTGCATCTTTGTTTTCATTTAAAATTACTCCAACTTGTTTTCCTTCCAGATTAAATACTTCCAGTCTGATATAAGATTTTTCTTTAAGGTTAAACTGAATATATGTGACAGGATTAAATGGATTCGGATAATTTTGTTTTAATAAATATTCCGAAGGTAAATTTGTCTCATACGGCTCTGCACTTACAGTGTTATCAACAAGTTTATACACTTTGCTGTCACCCGTACAAAGCACATAAATATTTTTATTTTTATCCATTCCGAATGACGCAATATTTGCAGCCGCAGTAGTGAGCAATTGAGTAGTTGTCGGATTTATGCCATCATAGGTAAGCGCCCAGACTTTTTTGCTGCTCCAGTCTCCATAAATATATTTTCCTTTCAAGTTAGGCAGCGAGTTTCCATAGCTTACATATCCGCCGTTGATTGATAGTCCGTCGCTGTGCGGATATTCGAAAATCGGTTTTACAAGTCCGTTAGTATCGCAGTTAGTTGCGGGATTAAAGCAATGATTACCTTCCATAATTCTCCATCCGTAATTCTTTCCTTTGTTCACAATGTCAATTTCCTCATAAGAACCCTGCCCTACATCGGCGCACCACATTCTTCCGGTGGAATCAAAATTAAATTTCCAGGGATTGCGGAATCCCCATGCATAAATTTCTTTTCGCTGAGTTCCGGTGCTATCCACAAAAGGATTATCAGGCGGAATAGAATAATTTAGTCCTCCCGAAGGAACGTCAACATTTATTCTTAAAATTTTTCCGAGAAGAAGAGCCAGGTTCTGCGCATTGTTCGGCGGATCATTCTGTCCCGTGCCCATTCCCCATGCAATATACAGATAGTTATCTCTTCCGAATGCAATCTTGCCGCCGAAATGCGATGATGCTGACATTGTATTTGTCAAAACGATAAACTCAGATGACTTTAATGCAGAATCAGGATTTGTCGGGCTTACCTGATAGCGCGCAATAATTTCAGTTGTATTGCTGCTTGCGGGATTGTAGTAAACATAAAAATAACCGTTGCTTGCATAGTTCGGATGAAATGCCAGTCCTAGAAGCCCCGGCTCCAGAGTTGAAGGATATACTTTATCAGATATATCCAGAAATGTTTTTCCCGGAGTTGAAGGTGAAGACGGATAAACAACTTTTATTACGCCTCGCTGCCCCACTATAAAGAGCCTGTCCGTACCGTCAGTCGGGATTGCTGCTTCAAGCGGGTT
This is a stretch of genomic DNA from Bacteroidota bacterium. It encodes these proteins:
- a CDS encoding HDIG domain-containing protein, which translates into the protein MASINENRNNFFHLPEGFNFKTSKTAKLIIGIITIIIISLMLPSYKNIDTEYEVGTIWSKEDLIAPFSFPIYKDEADYEKEKQEARQSVNPVFDEQNKNNTTADSLSIFFRSLSNIFRDASELEKNNQGGLKSSRLEKPLAEISAVLSPEDVTWLYLLYKKENSNTTITFDAFRNAVENAAQENYYNNVINISKDSLRSSRLSVKKENVKVQLSEDKSNVIDKKELMNMMSERLRNSVKDSAYTVIAKKILSAFVRENLIYNKELTDLEIQNKIEKIPNTIGIVKGNERIVSKHDPINKNTKLKLDSYKKVRVEKLGVEDYFVQYIGKVLTVLILALLTAFFLYYIRKNIYDNNNMLILLSSLIILVCFLAFISLKITVNAPVEYLIFVSVASILLTILFDSRLSFYMTIINCFLVASIRGGDYTIAFVSFCGCVLAIFSVQNIKNRSQIFRSVYFMLIGYSISILAVGLDKTEDTSKILLQLLFGGINSMLSPIIAYGLLIFYERTFKITTDLTLLELSDFNHPLLKELSSKAPGTFHHSIVMGNLSEAAAEAIGANSTLARVGCYYHDIGKTLKPQYFIENQLDHNKHENLNPNISTKLIISHVKDGIELAKKYNLPQEIVDFIPMHHGTTLVSYFFHKAKFNAKSEEISDYIYRYPGPKPQTKETGIVMLADAIEASTRAIEEPTPQKIENRIDDVIKARFMEGELDECELTFKDLTKIKQAFIKILVGIHHHRIKYPEQKKLEFKSKVY
- the xerD gene encoding site-specific tyrosine recombinase XerD → MTQDFELSRKLFVNYLKHEKSLSENTIKSYKLDLEKLFDYLINVKLIEEVKKTREDDLIDFFKFANSSKEDSEEKFAIRTMSRYLSTFRSFFKFLEAEKNIDSNPVENIDSPKIARIIPEYLSIEEVDKILSKPDLSNKLGLRDKALLETMYGSGLRVSEAINLTVSNVFFKDEFIRVFGKGNKERIIPIGQTGLKFIDKYINESRASLRNSHSENFLFLNFRGKKLSRMGIYDIVKRYSREAEIEKDVHPHTLRHSFATHLLQGGADIRIIQEMLGHADIATTQIYTHTNRDYLIEVHKTFHPRG
- a CDS encoding ABC transporter ATP-binding protein, whose protein sequence is MKAVEFNNITKSFGQLTVNDRITFSVEENTVHCLLGENGAGKSTLMKILFGSYKQDEGTIKIRGKEVNFKSPLDAIDEKIGMLYQHFMLIDDFTIWENVVIGNELSSAGKLDYKKIKARLNEIIDNYNLGLDINKKICDISISEEQKVELLKLLYRNSEILIFDEPTAVLSPVEVKEFFKIVEKFKADGKTIIFITHKLNEVKELADKVSVLRRGQLVYETDKDNIDVQKLGNEIIGNIEITESAPKLFTNEKNKKNYIELKDVSLIKDNVTVLDDVSISVKRYEIHGICGVEGNGQQELVDVIMQFEKDFDGVVIMKDEKVSIVPDDRYKRGMIKEFTIGENLILKKKKNGLITKNTVDSASQYIMKKYDVRAPSPETPLGSLSGGNQQKAIIAREIEVQQGTMIFYHPTRGVDINATAFIHSEIINLRNSGKAILLISSDLDELLKLSDRLSVMHKGKFIKTFSETELITDNRNNLLEEIGQLMIGYTHAK
- a CDS encoding ABC transporter permease is translated as MLSKFSISARANIISISLSLLATFLITVILILLIGKNPLPVFGTMFSEVFFSGYGIGQTLFKATPLIICGCGLAFCFHAAIFNIGAEGQLNAGAFTMALIALKLDWLPWYLTIIVCIIVSFGVSAFFGLIPAIIKIKKSVSEVITTIMMNFIIMALINYFLVDFFAAKSSMHTEKISDNLMLMKFSSMFSFFQGSSLNICFLIALALAFISYIIIYKTKFGYEIRAVGFNPSASKYIGTSSDRIIILTFIIGAGITSLTGLNFVMGYKGFYEYGFSNNVGFTAIAVALLARNNPIGIIFSSILFGVLDFGGLAVNDMVPKEIVLVVQGVIILTILSINTIVDKKYNLKR
- a CDS encoding ABC transporter permease, which produces MTPYYLGASAANFSERGGVINIAIEGFMTLSAFSFAMFSIITNNTTLSIFLAIIINLAFALLYSLFTVKLKINQIVTGVGFNILIAGLTKFLMMIIFHSSSNTDRFEGIQDNAFIGQIPVIGAILSDYIVLFAIILIFISSFVLFKTTFGLRLRSVGENPEAAESLGIKVRHYKVYGILISGFLASLAGIWLASEQKSFSDGMIAGRGYIALAAMIIGKWKPVNIFFASLIFAFFEALQISIQISGTPIPSQIIQMLPYLITILVLIGLIGKTKPPAADGVPY
- a CDS encoding HAD family phosphatase, with protein sequence MYKALIFDLGNVVFNVDFSLIYKHWSELSGISFSKIKKYFENDKHFDMLERGDISAEEYRNITQKNLGMNLSDKDFDEGLTALYLNECDDINSLLKELKKNYRIIALSNTNIIHKRVWRKKYKDTMDQFEKIFSSHEINTRKPELKPYLIALAYLKMKPEEVIFLDDKEENIEPAKQLGMKTITVKSPAQMKNELRIELNQIMKI
- a CDS encoding PQQ-dependent sugar dehydrogenase codes for the protein MKKLLLITPVIFFLTFSLSYSQYTLQNVFSSTSFVNPLEAAIPTDGTDRLFIVGQRGVIKVVYPSSPSTPGKTFLDISDKVYPSTLEPGLLGLAFHPNYASNGYFYVYYNPASSNTTEIIARYQVSPTNPDSALKSSEFIVLTNTMSASSHFGGKIAFGRDNYLYIAWGMGTGQNDPPNNAQNLALLLGKILRINVDVPSGGLNYSIPPDNPFVDSTGTQRKEIYAWGFRNPWKFNFDSTGRMWCADVGQGSYEEIDIVNKGKNYGWRIMEGNHCFNPATNCDTNGLVKPIFEYPHSDGLSINGGYVSYGNSLPNLKGKYIYGDWSSKKVWALTYDGINPTTTQLLTTAAANIASFGMDKNKNIYVLCTGDSKVYKLVDNTVSAEPYETNLPSEYLLKQNYPNPFNPVTYIQFNLKEKSYIRLEVFNLEGKQVGVILNENKDAGEYGVRFDAANYPSGIYYYKLTAQGTSGSSFVSTKKMVLLK